One Argonema galeatum A003/A1 DNA segment encodes these proteins:
- a CDS encoding transposase family protein, which translates to MKRIMTKLLNLPGVMVEESKETEETLILSVRVEKKTADCPRCCKGSHRLHQNKSHLVRDLPMGNREVILK; encoded by the coding sequence ATGAAAAGAATAATGACAAAATTACTAAATTTACCTGGTGTCATGGTAGAAGAGAGCAAAGAAACAGAAGAAACATTAATATTATCGGTAAGAGTTGAGAAAAAAACAGCAGATTGCCCCCGGTGTTGTAAGGGAAGTCATCGGCTTCATCAAAATAAAAGTCATTTGGTAAGAGATTTACCAATGGGAAATAGAGAAGTAATTCTCAAAG